DNA sequence from the Synergistaceae bacterium genome:
GCTACCCCATTGATCGCTCCGGTTTACCTCGCGAGGGGAGTTCATGCCGCCGTCCTGCACCGAACCCTTACGATCGCGTCGTCAGCTTTGGATTCGCTGCCACATAACGGTTATATTGTCACCGTCACGAATGGTATCTGCAATGAAACCCACAAAGACGCCTACGGAGCGGTGTTCAAGTTGACGGTTATCACGCCGTTGATCGGAACAGCAGTCTGCGTCATTCTGTTTACCCTATTCCCCATAGTGTAAAGATATCTCCTACACCAAACCTATAATTGAATATGGAGGAAATAAAATGAGTAAAGTCATATCCGCCGAATACGCGGTCTCTCTGGTACAAGACAAAATGACCCTCGGAATAGGAGGGTTCGTGGGCTCCGGCATACCGGAGGAGCTGTTGTCCGCGCTTCAAAAAAGATACAATGAGTCACAGAGTCCCAAGGACTTGACGCTTTTCCACTGCGCCGCCGTCGGTAATGGCAAAGATAAAGGGACCAACCATGTGGGTATTGAGGGCTTGGTCACAAAATTGATCTGCGCTCACATCGGACTGGAGCCGGAGTTGAACAAGCTGACCGTCGCCAACAAATTGGCTGCCTACATGATTCCGCAGGGTGTCACGTGCCATTTGTTGCGCGCCATCGCGGGTAAAAAACCCGGTGTTTTGACTCATGTAGGGTTAAAAACTTTTGCCGACCCCCGCCTAGAGGGTTGCAAGGCGAATCAGGCGGCCATCGATTCCGGCGAGGAAGTTGTCTCTCTCATTCAAATCGAAGGGAAAGACTATTTGTTTTACAAATCCTTCCCCATCAACATTTGTTTCATCAAAGGCACTTTTGGCGACGTGAACGGAAACATTTCCCTCGAAAGGGAATCCGTGCGTTCTGATCAGCTCGAAATGGCCTTGGCCGTCCACAATCATGGTGGCATCGTGATCGCCGAGGTCGAAAAGATCGTCGCGGCGGGCAGTTTGGATCCCAGGAACATCGTCGTTCACGGCTTGATGGTGGACTACGTCGTGGAAGCCACTGCCGAAAAAAATTGGCACACGTGGGCATCACAGGCATACCGGCCGGAGCTTTCCGGAGAAATCAAGATCCCCCTCGACGCTATACCCGCCATGAAGCTGGATCATCGCAAAATCTGTGGAAGGCGCGCCGCTTTTGAACTCAAAAAAGGGAAGCTGGTCAATCTGGGTATAGGAATCCCTGACGCCGTGGCTGCCGTCGCCAGCGAGGAGGGATTTTCTAACGAGATCACCCTTTCAATCGAGTCCGGTGTTTTGGGCGGAGTTCCACTGGGCGGTCTTGGCATAGGCGCCACGATAGGACCGGAGGCTATTTACAAACAGCCCGATATTTTCGATGTCTATGACGGCGGCGGTCTTGATCTGACGTTCCTGGGAGCCGCCGAAATCGACGCAAAGGGCAACGTCAACGTGTCCAAGTTCGCTGGGCGGGTGGTCGGTCCAGGAGGCTTTGTCAATATTTCCCAAAACGCGAAAAAAGTTTGTTTCACGGGCACGTTTACGGCGGGTAAGCTGGAAACCAGAATCGAGGGCGGCAAGCTCAC
Encoded proteins:
- a CDS encoding 3-oxoacid CoA-transferase, which translates into the protein MSKVISAEYAVSLVQDKMTLGIGGFVGSGIPEELLSALQKRYNESQSPKDLTLFHCAAVGNGKDKGTNHVGIEGLVTKLICAHIGLEPELNKLTVANKLAAYMIPQGVTCHLLRAIAGKKPGVLTHVGLKTFADPRLEGCKANQAAIDSGEEVVSLIQIEGKDYLFYKSFPINICFIKGTFGDVNGNISLERESVRSDQLEMALAVHNHGGIVIAEVEKIVAAGSLDPRNIVVHGLMVDYVVEATAEKNWHTWASQAYRPELSGEIKIPLDAIPAMKLDHRKICGRRAAFELKKGKLVNLGIGIPDAVAAVASEEGFSNEITLSIESGVLGGVPLGGLGIGATIGPEAIYKQPDIFDVYDGGGLDLTFLGAAEIDAKGNVNVSKFAGRVVGPGGFVNISQNAKKVCFTGTFTAGKLETRIEGGKLTIVKEGTGVKFMNKIEQVTFSAEYAAETGQEVLYITERAVFKLTKEGIMLIEIAPGVELEKDILAHMEFKPLIAENLKLMDERIFKNEKMGLTI